The proteins below are encoded in one region of Dehalococcoidales bacterium:
- a CDS encoding ferritin family protein, translating to MLPANEPIDLNQKYVKANIPSKSKPVWLKVQSVEKLKASVIDPEQKTLSDICGVDLKHIQEMMDSLTVYDLDQIFTDISFLSNLSFDDRPYFDRYLNKVDNINNIVRWMFGNPRSPGVQVIIEKLEARVKEKSQLPVKGEVPGTHYIKWSDFTALPSYVLISRAVHFPHDYKRKCSPVTKDGYVAVDAIYNMSAWANWKSSSLGDEERKVANEIDALNLGDLMRLNSGRRMDQPALFPEKLLPCNNEYMAKTKHDPVKYAESVLTGNMFEEVDLPIYSGESGLNPLGVPDSVWNAVFNNLGGKFVRYGDLFVIAGGDPVAEPGLLPAVKKAPRFVRFLSGVQVGSIVSWDSWQKELKGMVQRGETPPKVEFIPDTEENSFVRIGEEIEFKLGNERFSGFVVGIDEPDNHEDQTAWLEVPAWEDKRESHPISKSEEGDVWKRSGRSIVHRDLAQSIREEIKAQKDYKERAENASSYGDKVTAEIYNHIAPEEKEHEQELTRRLKDIGGQMEFLADSPEFLTETIQQDGWQEKLDQAFEAAIAKVRGS from the coding sequence TTGCTCCCTGCTAATGAGCCTATCGATCTCAATCAGAAGTATGTCAAGGCAAATATACCTAGCAAATCTAAGCCTGTCTGGCTGAAAGTTCAATCGGTTGAGAAACTGAAAGCCAGTGTGATTGATCCGGAGCAGAAGACCCTTTCCGATATCTGCGGAGTTGATTTGAAGCATATCCAGGAAATGATGGATAGCCTTACTGTTTATGACCTGGATCAAATATTTACTGATATTAGCTTCCTTAGCAATCTTAGTTTTGATGATAGACCATATTTCGACCGCTATCTGAACAAGGTTGATAATATCAATAATATAGTCAGGTGGATGTTCGGTAATCCCAGGTCACCAGGCGTCCAGGTTATTATCGAGAAACTGGAAGCCAGGGTAAAAGAGAAGAGCCAACTGCCGGTAAAAGGAGAGGTACCGGGAACACATTATATAAAGTGGAGTGATTTTACCGCGCTGCCTTCTTATGTTTTAATTAGCAGAGCTGTCCATTTTCCTCACGATTATAAGAGAAAATGCAGTCCCGTAACGAAGGACGGTTACGTTGCCGTTGATGCGATCTATAATATGTCGGCCTGGGCAAATTGGAAGTCCAGCTCTCTCGGTGATGAGGAAAGGAAAGTCGCCAATGAGATCGATGCTTTAAACCTCGGAGATCTTATGAGGTTAAACAGTGGCAGGCGAATGGACCAGCCGGCGCTATTCCCCGAAAAGCTGCTTCCCTGTAACAACGAGTACATGGCCAAGACCAAACATGACCCGGTCAAGTACGCCGAATCGGTTCTGACCGGCAATATGTTCGAAGAGGTTGACCTTCCTATTTATAGTGGCGAGAGCGGCCTGAATCCGCTGGGAGTCCCCGACTCCGTTTGGAACGCCGTCTTTAATAACCTGGGCGGCAAGTTCGTTAGGTATGGAGATCTCTTCGTCATAGCCGGTGGGGACCCTGTTGCAGAACCTGGCCTGCTGCCGGCCGTCAAGAAAGCCCCCCGGTTTGTCCGTTTCCTTTCCGGTGTCCAAGTCGGCTCAATAGTTTCCTGGGATTCCTGGCAGAAAGAACTCAAGGGTATGGTACAGCGTGGTGAAACGCCTCCTAAGGTTGAATTTATACCGGATACGGAGGAAAACTCATTCGTAAGAATTGGTGAGGAAATCGAGTTTAAACTCGGCAACGAAAGGTTTTCAGGATTCGTAGTAGGGATTGACGAACCGGACAACCATGAAGATCAAACAGCTTGGTTAGAGGTTCCGGCTTGGGAAGATAAGCGAGAGAGCCATCCCATTAGCAAATCTGAAGAGGGTGATGTTTGGAAGAGAAGCGGGAGATCTATCGTTCATAGGGACCTGGCCCAGAGCATCCGTGAAGAGATCAAGGCCCAGAAAGACTATAAAGAGAGAGCCGAGAACGCAAGTTCTTATGGCGATAAAGTTACCGCGGAGATCTATAATCATATCGCCCCTGAAGAGAAAGAACATGAGCAGGAGCTCACCCGGCGACTGAAGGATATCGGCGGACAGATGGAGTTTCTGGCCGACAGTCCGGAGTTTTTAACTGAGACCATTCAACAGGACGGCTGGCAAGAGAAGCTTGACCAGGCGTTTGAGGCAGCCATAGCGAAAGTCCGGGGGTCTTAA